GCATGAAATCATAGGTCAGCAGGTCCAGCATCGAGGTTCGGCGCCGAATGGTGGGCTGAGGGTATAACGCGTCCCGTCCGGAGAATCAAATGCCGTCGCCGGCCCGAGCGTCCTGAGCAATCGGTGCAAACAGCCGCGAGCAGAGGAGGACAGATACCTGTCACTCGTCAAATAGATCGATTGACGTTTGACGCATGACGACGAAACCAAGCGTCGATGCATCCGGTGCATGCCAAAAGCCATGCGTGCCACGACATGGCTGGTGGACTTTTTCAATACCTTGTCAGTGGTGATGGTAGTCCCTCACCGTCACCATGCCATGCTCGGAGATGAGCAGATCTTTCTCATACACCTGCTGCAAGACCTCCGGCTTGAGCACGTCTTCGGGCGGCCCGGCGGCGACGATCCGCCCCTTGAGCAGGAGCAACCGATCGACATGCGGGCTGATGAGGTTGATGTCGTGGGTCACGAACAGGACCGTCAATCCCAGGTCCCGATGGAGCTGGCGGATCAAATCAAGCACGCTGTGCTGGGTGGTGAGATCGATGCCGGTCGTCGGCTCGTCGAGCAACAACACCTGGGGCTGCTGGGCCAAGGTGCGGGCGATCATCACCCGCTGTTGCTGTCCTCCGGAGAGCAGCCCCAGCGCATTGTCTTGATAGTCAGCCATCCCGACCTTCTCCAAGGCATCCAGCGCGATTTGTCGATCGGCCTTGCCGGGACGTTTCAGCAGACCTAAAGCACCGTACCGCCCCATCATCACGGCTTCGAGGACGGTGACGGGAAAGTTCCGGTCGAGCACGCCCTTTTGAGGCAGGTAGCCGATCCGGGCTCGGTGATGGCAGCGCAGCTCTTCGCAGGAACAATCGAAGATGTGCAGGCGCCCGGAAAGCGGCGGAAGAAGCCCGAGAATCGCCCGGCAGAGCGTGGTCTTTCCCGATCCGTTCGGGCCGATCACGCCGAGAAACTCACCCTCGTAGATCTCCAGGCTCATGTCCCGGAGGGCGACGGTTCCCGGGAACCCGAAGGTCGCGTGGACGAACCGGATGATGGGTGGTGCCATGCGAAGGCTCAATCTGGCTGCTCAAGCTGCGCTCAGCCGGCGCATCACCGGGCGGGACGCACCGACTGGTCAAAGGCGCGGAGCAATTGGAGCACATTATAGCGGAGCATGTCGAGATAGCTATCCGTCCCCGGCAGGGCGCCCGGGAGCGGCGTCAGGATGGCGACCCGTGCCCCGGTTTCCCGCGCCAGCAGGGCCGGCAGCTTCTGATTCAGTTGGGGCTCGGACACGATGACCCGGATGTGATGGGTGCGGATCAAGGCGACCAGGGACTGGATGTGCCTGGCCGAAGGCTCCGAGCCAGGCTGCGTTTGAATCTCCCCGACGATCTCCAGATCGAACCGCTTGGCGAAATAGGGCCAGGCCGGGTGATGGACGATCAGACGCCGGTCCGGCAGCTTCCGGAGTTGGTCCAGCAATTCGCTTCGCGTACGGTCCAATTCTTGGAGGTAGACCGCCTGATTGCGCCGGAACTCCGCGGCATGGGACGGGTCGGTCTGGCTGAGCGCGTCGGTGATATGGCGAATCATCGTCACGGCGTTATCCGGGTCCAGCCACACATGGGGGTTTGAGCCGGAGTCATGGTGGTCATGGCCCGAGATTTCCGTTGAGGCCGCACCCTCCCGTGGACGATCCGGCAAGAGCGGGATGCCCTTGCCCGTCGTGACCAGCAAGAGGGAGGGATTGTTGGCGCTCCGGACCAGTCCGGACACCCAAATCTCCAGGCCAACCCCGACCTCCACCAGCAGCTTCGCCTTGCGGACGGCCATCACGTCGCTGGGTCGAGGGGAATAGGAGTGCTCGCTCTCCAATCCCTTGATGAGCGTCGCGATGCGGACGTGAGGACCGCCGATTCGTTCCACCCAATCTCTGAGCACCGGGATCGTCACGACCACAGAGATGGGGTCCGAGGCCTGGGCCAAAGGAGCAGGAGTCGACAGGACGGCGAAGGCCAGGACCAGGATTGTGAAAAGGTGTCTCACGAATCGAAGAAAGGCGCGAAGGGGCCGACACAAAGGCACGGGGGACCCTAGCATCGGGTCTGCATGAAGTCAACGGAGGGCAATCTGGTAGAACTGGCTGGCCGTGCCATCGACGAACTTGACCCGCGCGACCAGTTCCATTAGCGTAAGCCGCTTTTTGGGCTTGGCTCATCCGAGCATGGAGTGACCGATGGAATGGCGTTCGCCGAACGGGCAGATGGGGGCTCACGCATGCGCGTCGTCGGATTAATGTCGGGAACGTCAGGGGATGGCGTCGATGCCGCCCTGGTCGAGATCGGCGGACAAGGAGAACAGCTTGAGGTCCGCTTGGTCGCCTTTGCCGGGACGCGCTTTTCGCCGGATCTTCAACGGCGCCTGTTGAAGGCGGCGCTGGAGGGCTCCGTCCGCGAGATCTGTTACTTGAACGCCCTGCTCGGCGAAATTTTCGCGCGGGCGGCGTTGAAGGTGATCAAGCGAGCGAAGCTCACTCCCCCCGAGATCGATCTGATCGGGTCGCATGGGCAAACCGTCCACCATCTGCCGATCGGTTGGCGCGAGCCGGGGATCGGACCCGTGCGCGCCACGCTCCAGATTGCGGAGGCTTCGGTCATCGCCGAACGAACCGGCGTGACGACCGTGGCCAACTTCCGCGCCCGCGATATGGCGGTCGGGGGAGAAGGGGCGCCGCTGGCTCCCTATGCGCACTATATGTTGCTGCGAGATCCCAACCGGACCAGGCTCGTCGTCAACCTCGGCGGCATCAGCAATGTGACCGTCTTGGCCAAGGGCGCCGGCTTGGACCGGGTCCAGGCGTTCGACACGGGACCGGCGAACATGGTGCTGGATGGGTTGATCCAGCAGATGACCAAAGGCCGGCTGAGCATGGACCGCCAGGGGGTCATGGCCCGGTCCGGCCGGGTTGATGCCGCGCTGTTGAACGAGTTGTTGCGGCATCCCTATCTCCGGCGCCACCCGCCGAAGTCCACCGGGCGGGAAGAATTCGGCGCCGAGTTTGTCGCCCGGATCAGGGCCGTCCAGAAACGACGGAAGCTCGCCGATCGAGATGTCATGGCCACCTGCGCACGCTTCACGGCCGAATGCATCGGGAAGGCGCGCCGGTGGCTGCCGGGAGAGATCGATGAGGTCATTGTGGGGGGCGGCGGGGTTCGGAATCGGGCGGTGATGGGCCACCTGGCGCAGGTGCTGGCACCGGCGCCGGTGCGGACGTTGGACGAGGTCGGATGGTCGAGCAAGGCCTTCGAGGCCGTGGCCTTTGCCATCTTGGCCTATCAGACGGTCCATGGAAAACCCAACAATGTTCCCTCGGTGACGGGGGCCAGGAGCGCGGTGGTGCTCGGCCACCTCGTGCCGGGGACGCCGGAGTCGATCCTGCGGCTCCTCCATCGACTCGGAACGCCGGAACGCTGATGGACAAGACAGCATGGATCGTCTTGGGCGTCTCCTGCGTGCTGGCAGGGCTGTGGCTCTGGCGGGGGGTGGGCCGGCGGCAGCAGCCACGGCTGGACGACCGGACCTTGATCGACCGAGTCGGCCTGACGGCGCAGCCGGTCCTGTCTCGGGAAGAACTCGAATGGTACAACCTGATCAGGCTGGCGGTGCAGGATCGCTATCTGGTCCTGAGCCAGGTGCCGCTATGGGTCCTGGTTTCGATGCGCGGCGGCAACCGGAGCGAGCGCGCGACGTTGATGGGGCGGCTTGCGCTGAAACGGGTGGGCTTTGTGTTGCTGCATCCGGGAACGGGCGAGATCTACAAGGCGATCGACATCGGGAGCTTGAAAGGTCCTGCGGCCGTGGAGCGTCGCCGGGATCGGTTGATCGCGCAGGTCTTCGCGGTCGCCGGGATCGAGCATGTCCGGCTCGCTCCTCAGGACGTGCTCTCGGTTCCGGTCGTGGCGGCCAGCTTGGGAATCGAGTCCGGCGAGTGACGCAGCGGGGGGGACTGTCGGCGGCGCGAGCCGGTCACGGGTCGAGGTTCCGCTCCCCGGTCGGTGAGTATTTGGCCAATTCTTTTCGCGCCACGTCGGCTTCGACCGTGTCCGGCCACTCGGAGATCACCCGTTCAAACGTGATGCGCGCTTCCTCCGGCTGTCCGAGTTTGCCGTAGGTCAGGCCGATCTTCAGCGTGGCCGCCGTGATTTTCGGATTCACCGGGTAGGAGGACGCCAGTTCTGAAAACGTGTTCATCGCATCCTCGTACCGCCCGAGCCGGTATTGGCATTCGCCCAGCCAGTAACGGGCGCTCGGCGCGAGCGAGGACTTTCCGTGAATGGCCAGAAAGAACTGAAAGCCTGCGAGCGCCGCTCGATAATCCCGTTGCCGGTATTCCTCCATGACGCGGTCGTACAAGCGTCGAGCCGCTTCTGATCGAGTCTGGCGGCTTACAATCTGGCCATTGAGCTGGTCGAAGGCCTGTTCAGATACCGGGTCCTGTACGGGAGCTGCCTGCACCAGCGACTGGGCGGCTGGCAGGCTGAGCAGAATCCAGATCAGAAGCATGCGTTGAGAGAATGTGGTCATTGCTGCGTCCTCGCTTTCCTCTACCTCTGCGATCGTGCTAGCCGGACACTACGCAACTGCTATGCCATAAGGATCGATATGATCCCCGCTGCCGAGAATTGTCCGCTCGGCGATTCGGCCTGCAATGCTGCGAGCTTGGTACAGGACCCAGAAATGTCACCCTTCGCTGTTGCCCATGGATTCGGATCGGCGTTCACCAAAAGGTTCGCTCAGAACCATCTCTGCCTGTGGACAAGGGTGGAGTTGGTGAGGATCGGAATCCTCGGTCTGTCGGAACTTGACTTCTCGCCGAACCCTGTTCCAGGATCGCCGCTGCGAGTGCCAGCTCGTTGCGACCTCATCGTCCGCCGATCATGACCGTCTCTTCGGAAGCACCGCTTCTCTTTGACCAGCCGCCGCCGAATCCGGCAGGAGGGCGCACGCTCATCGTGGATGCCGCCGGCTCCAAGGCCTTTGTCCGTCCCAGCGAGGCGTTGCTCCAGGCCGGGCCGGACGATCTCGTCTTTGTCCGCCCCGGGACCTATGAAGACAAGATCTTTATTGCGGACCGTCCGGTGACGCTGATCGGGGCCGGGCGGGATGCGGTGCAGATCTTCAACCGTCGCGGGGGTCCGCTGTATCTGCAACGGGTGCCGTCGGGCCGCATCAGCGGGATTACGTTCCGCTATGTCGGCAGCGACCAACATTCAGCCGTGAACGTCTTCGATTCCTCCTGTACGATTTCGCACTGTCGGGCCGCGGACGGCATCCTCTCCGGCGTGGTGCTCTACGGACCGGAATGCCGGGTCGCCTTCATCGACAACGAAGTCCGCGGCAACCGCGAGTCGGGGATCTTCGTGTTCGGCGGAGCCTGCCCCCGGGTCGCCGATAATCTCTGCGTCGGGAACCATCACTTCGGTTTGGCCGTCCGCGATCCCGGCACACATCCCGAGTTCATCCGCAACACCTGCCGGGAGAACTATCTGAGCGGCATGCTCCTGTTCTGCGAAGCGCAGGCGCTCCTCCTCGACAATGTCTGCCGGGACAATCATCACTGGGGCGTGGTGATGACGCCGGACTGTGTTACGACGCCGGCGCGCGGCGATCTATCGAAATCCAACGACCTTGCCTCGAATCCGCGCGGCCCCCTGCAAGTCACCGAAACTCCGCTTTCCGAAATCGGCCGGTAGCCCACATTATTCATGACGGTTCGTGACGAAACCGCTAAGACGCCAGGCGTTGGACCCATTGCATGGAGAACAGCAATGGGTACCCCCACGCGGAGGCGCTTGCGGCTGAGGCGTACTTGAAACAGTACGTTGAGGCCGCGAGCGGCGAGCCTGCCCGCCAGCATGCCGCCAAGCCGCATGCTGGCTTGTCGCATCGGCGTATCGGCGGTTGCAGTAGAAGCGTTCATGAATAATGTGGGCTAGCAGGATGATCAAAAAGCCCGTTAGCCAGGGACCTGTTGCTCCTGGAATGCAACGAGCGATCGCCTCGTGGTCTGGTCGTCATGCGTCAAACGTCAAGCGTCAATCGACCAAGGATGACGGGGAAAGGGCACGAAGAGCTGTTGTTCCAATACATTTGACGAATGACGAGTGATGGACGTCGTCCTCCTGCTTGTTGCGGCAAATTTACAGCCACTGCTTGCGGTGGAAGAACCAGAGCATGCCGCCGGCGATGAGGACCATGACTGCCAGGGTGATAGGATAGCCCAGCGGGGATTTCAGCTCGGGCATGTAGTCGAAATTCATGCCGTAGACGCCGGCGATAAAACTCAACGGCATGAAAATGGTGGTGATGACGGTGAGGACCTTCATCACCGAGGTCATCCGGTTGCTGGCGCTCGACAGGTAGAGTTCCAGCATGCCCGCGATGATGTCGCGGTAGGTTTCGATCGCGTCGATGAGTTGGATGGTATGGTCGTAGAGGTCGGCCAGATAGGTGCGGGTGAACTCGGTGATCATCTGTGATTGCCCCCGCTGGAGGGTTCCGATCACTTCGCGGAGCGGCCACACCGCCCGGCGCACGAACAGGGCGCAGCGCCGCAGGCTGTAGAGTTCCTTCAGGATCTCCGGTTTCGGGTCGCTGAGAAGTTGTTCCTCCACCCGTTCCGTGACCTCGCCGATCCCCTCCAATACGCCGAAGTAATTGTCCACGATGGCGTCCAGCAAGGCGTACACCAGATAGTCGGCGCGTTGGGTTCTCAATCGTCCTCGCCCGGTCCGCAACCGATCCCGCACGGCGACGAAGGGATCGTTGCCGTTCTCCTGAAAGGTCAGGACGAATCCCTGCCCGAATACGAAACTGATCTGTTCCGTCAGCAGATGGCGATCCTGAACGGCATAGCTGAGATTCTTCACCACGATGAAGCCGTACGTTCCATAATCCTCGCCCTTGGGGCGCTGCTCCGTGTTGACGATGTCTTCCTGCACCAGCGGGTGCAACTGAAATAGGGCGCCCAGTCTTTCAATCAGGCTCAGGTCGTGGATGCCGCTCACGTTCACCCAGCAGATCTGGTTGTCGTTCAACAGCCCGGGCAGTTCATCGAGGTTGGCCAGCGACGGCTCCAGACAGCCTTCCGCATTGAACAGCATGAACTGGAGCGTGACCGGCCCGACTCGGGGTTCGCCGATGTGCACCAACGTGCCGGGCGGCAGGCCGGCCTTGCGGGATCGCCGCCGCTGGCGCTTGGGTTTGGGGGTTTCAGTCGGAGCCGCAGGAGCCGGTTGATCGCTCATCTGGTGGAGCACTCTGGTTGGAATGCCGCGGTTCGGGCGCACTCTACCCTGTGCGTACGACGGGTGCAACATCTGGGGATTTTTCGCGAAGGTCGGCGACGGCGATGGGGATCAGTTTGACGAGCGGCGCCCGACCGCCTGACTTCGGAAGAAGGCAAAGCGAGTACCGCCCTGTTGTTTGGCGAGGTACATGGCCGAGTCGGCCTGTTTCAGCAGCCCGTCTGCACTTTGATCATCCTGGGGAAACAGGGTGATGCCCAGGCTGACCCCGACCGTCGCCTGCCTGGTCGGCAGGGCGCAGGGTTGTTTGATCGACTGAATGATCCGGGTGGCGACCGTCTCGGCGCCCTGTTCCGTCGCCGTCCCTTCGAGGATGATCGTAAATTCGTCGCCGCCCATGCGCGCGACCGTATCGACCTCCCTGACGCAGTTCTTCAGCCGGTCGGCGACGATCTTGAGGACCAGGTCGCCGGCGTCGTGCCCCAGCGAGTCGTTCACGGCCTTGAAACCGTCCAGGTCCAACAGCATCAGCGCGAAGCCCTGTTGGGTGCGCCGGGACCGGGCGATGGCCTGTACGAGCCGGTCTTGAAAGAGCGCGCGGTTGACCAAGCCCGTCAGTTGATCGTACTGAGCCAAATAGGTCAGCCGTTCCTCGGTCCGTTTGCGCTCGATCGAATAGCGAATCGATCGGGCGAGCAGGTCGCCCTGGATCTGGCCCTTCACCAGGTAGTCTTGGGCGCCTTGCTGGACGGCTTGAAGGGCCGCCGCCTGGTCGGCGTAGCCGCTCAGGACGACAATCGGAATGCCGGGACTAGTCTCTTGCACCAGGGTTAGGGTCTTGAGGCCTTGGCCGTCCGGGAGCGACAGGTCCAGCAGCACCGCGTCGAACCGGTCCCGGCTCAACGAAGCAAGCGCGCGCGTGAGGTCGGGGACGTGGCTGATCTGAAATTGGTCCGCGCTCCAATCGGAGAGAATGTCCTGGGCCAGTTGGGCGTCCACGGGGTTGTCTTCGACGAGCAGGATCTTCAGCATCCCAACACTGTCCTAAGGCAGGTCATGCCGACCAAGCCGATTGTGCACCGGCGGTGACCGACCGGCTGGATGGACCATATGGACCGGGATGGATCGGTCCGGGCCTCTCAGCGGCCAGTGTAGCCTGCCCGATAGAGCTTGCCAAAGAATTCGCGGAAACCGGAAGGTGATCTGGAGGATGGCCGGGTGCGCTCTGCTAGGGATTTCACCAGTTTTGGGGAGGCACGGACGGAAAGCAAGGTGATGGCGACGACGGCGCTACGGCATAATGTGGTCGGAAGAAAGGCGCGCGACCGCTATGTCGAGGGAGGGAGACGTGGAGACCTGGCGAGTGGCCGAGATCAGGGAAAAGGTGCATGCTCAATAACTGGACGATATTCCTTCGTAAGGATCAGGCGGTTCCGGTCGGCAAGACAGAGCTCTTGTCACCCCGCACCCTGTCTCTGTGGCGGGCGCTTTCGCTCGTGCTGGCTTGTTCGGCATGTAGTGGGGGAGACGACACCGGAGGAACGACGGCGGGCGATCCTTCGCCGCCGCCACCCTCTTCGATCGCCGTGAAACTCGAGCCCATCACGATGGCGCTTAGTGCGCCGGTGTTCATGACTGCGCCTCCAACGGACAATACCCGCCTGTTCATCGTGGAACAGGGCGGCGCGATCAAGGTCTTCGATGTCTCAACCGGATCGCTGCTCTCCACCCCCTTTCTCGACCTCTCTGGTGCCATCGCGAGCGGCGGCGAGCGCGGCTTGCTCGGGATGGCGTTCGATCCCAGCTATCAGAGCAACGGGCGCTTCTATGTGCATTACACGGATACCAATGGTGATATCGTGATCGCTCGGTACCTAGCCAGTACCTCGAACGCCAATGAAGCGGACCCGTCCTCTGCCGTGATCTTGCGCAGGATCGCCCATCCCACCTTCTCAAACCATAACGGCGGCATGCTGGCCTTTGGACCGGACGGCTGTCTCTACGCGGGACCCGGCGACGGGGGCGGAACTGGTGACCCGAACAACAACGCGCAGAACCCGGCCTCGCTATTGGGCAAGCTTCTCCGACTGGACCCAACCACCGGCAACGGCTGTACGAATGCCATCCCGAACCCCTTCGCCGGTGCGGGAGGAGCGCCTGAAGTCTGGAGTATCGGGTTGCGGAACCCCTGGCGCTTCTCGTTCGATCGGCAGACCGGCGATCTCTACATCGGCGATGTCGGGCAAAACACCCGGGAGGAAGTCAATGTCTCGCCGGCCCCCCATGCGGGCCGGCAAGCCAATTACGGCTGGCGATTGATGGAGGGATTCCTGTGCTTCAATCCTGCGAGCAATTGCAATCCCGGCGGACTCACCCTACCGGTGCTCGACTATGACCAAACGGGAGGCGCCTGTTCGGTCATCGGCGGCTATGTTTATCGCGGGACGGCGATCCCGTCGCTCCAAGGCACCTATTTCTATGCGGATCTCTGCGCGGGCTTTGTCCGGAGCTTCCGGTACCGGAACGCGCAGGTGACCGACCAGTTTGAATGGCCAAGCCTGAGCCCGGGGCCCTCGATTACCAGCTTTGGCGAAGACGCGCAGGGCGAACTGTACATCATGACCTTGAACGGCGGCCTGTGGCGCATTGCACCGCTGTAAGTAAGAACTCAAAAATGGAACACTCCACTACTTCAGGTCTATACGCACTGTCACAACGTGAACTGCAGGAAGCCTATCGGCTGTGAGGAGTGGGGGTAACTAGCGGAGTAGCCGTGACACGGGGCGGGTTTAAATGCTCGGTGCAGAAGTGGATGCCATGAGAGGTAGAATGTCCCCTTTGTTTCTTCAGCACATTCATCCGGCCGTAAAGGACAGGACCTAATTCTCCGGCGGACAACAGTTCGACTAGGTAAGTAAGTACAGCAGTGTTGCCAATCCCACACCCATTATTAATAACTTAAGTATATGGAGGACGGGCTTGGCCCATGCCCGCTTTCTCGCCCTCTCGATTTTCTGCTTCTCGTCCCTAACTTCCTTGAGTATTAAAGATGGGTGTGGCTCAAAATGCGTCTCCAATTCCATTCTTACCAACTGAGTCTTTAGGACCTCGCCACAAGCTAACTCGTTCGTTCTTGAGGGAAAGTCTAGGCCACTCCGCAAGCGCATAGTCGTTCCGGGAACCAGGGTGCCCTGTCGCAGAGCATCCAACGGAAGTGCCGCTTCAAAATAAACTTGATAGTTCGACTTATCTCGTTTTTGAGGGTGTATTTCATCCAAGGACAACGTGCCTACGCAACGCTCCTCTGCATCCAGAAAATCGTGCTCCTCCACTTTGCGAGTCGACATAACGAACTTGATTGAGCCTGTGACCTCGATGAGGTCATATGGCTTTAGGCGCTCAGACCACTCTTCGTGCTTAAAAGAATTCAAGCATCCTTCTAGTCTCGTAGTTACTATCACATATGCCGTCTCGTCACTGTAGAAGCCACTTTTTGTATTTATTTCCACAACTCTGAGGGCCGCGCTGAAATCACTCATGGAGATTTCTCCTCCGAAAGATGAGCGGACCAGGTCGCGACGCGAGGCCAGGAATTGTTTTCATGAGCCATTTGGGGTGTCTGGCGGGCACAGCCGGGACTCCAAGTCACACCGCTTGCACAGCCGTCGCATCCACCCATCCTCCCCATTAGGCGCTCCTGCTGCTCACTTGCGCAGAGTACCTCGAGTTTCCACTCGTGCTCCGCACGATTCAGTTACCTGATCCAGGCGAGCCGCAGCCCAACCGGGCCAGTCATGCAGCCACGACGTAAGCGGAGCCTTCTCATGCGCCTGCCGCCAGAGACTCGACCACTGCCAAATTTCCCCCGTTCCGCGAGCTTAGCCCGCAGCGCGTCCCCTTCAACATAGCATGGTCAAAAATAAAAGTAGAATGTCCTTTCCTTGTCCACAACCGCATCATGGCTCAGGGTCATCACCTGTCCCGCCGGATTGGGAGCGTATATGAGGTTGAAAAAGGGGGTATTCAACTTTTCAAGTCGAGGCGCGTTATCACTGTGTGAATTACAGGAAGCCGTTTGGCTCCAGGGCGTAGGCATAACGGACGGACAGCTATGATGCTGAAGGCGCAAGGCTGGAAGGGCGGTGTGCGGAGGGCCTCTGCCCTGGCGGGCGAAGGTGTATCACATGCTAGACGGCTGTCGCCGTGTCGGTCTGCCGTCCTCGCGCGCGGGTGCGACCTCAGGGAGATTCAATCAGGCCATTGGTTGCGAGGGGCGGCTTCCCTCGTAATTTAACTGCGCAAACATTATTGAGGATTCCGCTGCGGTGAGACTTGGCGAGGCATGGGATATGAGCGCTGGTTAGGAATTGGCGAAGGGGTAGACAGCAGGAGTAATACCGTCTAAACTAGCTGGGCTTATATAGAGAGGTATACAAAGCGATGGCACCTGTTGATAGCACAATACCCCTTGAGCTGACGCGAGAATCGATTGTTCAGCAACTCGATCGTGAGGCTCGGCGCCGCCTGAACATCTCTGGTGAGGAGTTAGTGCGCCAATTTCGTTCGGGTCTACTGAAAGACTGTGGCAAGGTAGCTGACTTATTGGCGCTCGCCAGCCTCCTAACTGAGGACGACCCTCTGTT
The DNA window shown above is from Nitrospira tepida and carries:
- a CDS encoding anhydro-N-acetylmuramic acid kinase, which gives rise to MAFAERADGGSRMRVVGLMSGTSGDGVDAALVEIGGQGEQLEVRLVAFAGTRFSPDLQRRLLKAALEGSVREICYLNALLGEIFARAALKVIKRAKLTPPEIDLIGSHGQTVHHLPIGWREPGIGPVRATLQIAEASVIAERTGVTTVANFRARDMAVGGEGAPLAPYAHYMLLRDPNRTRLVVNLGGISNVTVLAKGAGLDRVQAFDTGPANMVLDGLIQQMTKGRLSMDRQGVMARSGRVDAALLNELLRHPYLRRHPPKSTGREEFGAEFVARIRAVQKRRKLADRDVMATCARFTAECIGKARRWLPGEIDEVIVGGGGVRNRAVMGHLAQVLAPAPVRTLDEVGWSSKAFEAVAFAILAYQTVHGKPNNVPSVTGARSAVVLGHLVPGTPESILRLLHRLGTPER
- a CDS encoding PQQ-dependent sugar dehydrogenase, translating into MLNNWTIFLRKDQAVPVGKTELLSPRTLSLWRALSLVLACSACSGGDDTGGTTAGDPSPPPPSSIAVKLEPITMALSAPVFMTAPPTDNTRLFIVEQGGAIKVFDVSTGSLLSTPFLDLSGAIASGGERGLLGMAFDPSYQSNGRFYVHYTDTNGDIVIARYLASTSNANEADPSSAVILRRIAHPTFSNHNGGMLAFGPDGCLYAGPGDGGGTGDPNNNAQNPASLLGKLLRLDPTTGNGCTNAIPNPFAGAGGAPEVWSIGLRNPWRFSFDRQTGDLYIGDVGQNTREEVNVSPAPHAGRQANYGWRLMEGFLCFNPASNCNPGGLTLPVLDYDQTGGACSVIGGYVYRGTAIPSLQGTYFYADLCAGFVRSFRYRNAQVTDQFEWPSLSPGPSITSFGEDAQGELYIMTLNGGLWRIAPL
- a CDS encoding metal ABC transporter substrate-binding protein — protein: MRHLFTILVLAFAVLSTPAPLAQASDPISVVVTIPVLRDWVERIGGPHVRIATLIKGLESEHSYSPRPSDVMAVRKAKLLVEVGVGLEIWVSGLVRSANNPSLLLVTTGKGIPLLPDRPREGAASTEISGHDHHDSGSNPHVWLDPDNAVTMIRHITDALSQTDPSHAAEFRRNQAVYLQELDRTRSELLDQLRKLPDRRLIVHHPAWPYFAKRFDLEIVGEIQTQPGSEPSARHIQSLVALIRTHHIRVIVSEPQLNQKLPALLARETGARVAILTPLPGALPGTDSYLDMLRYNVLQLLRAFDQSVRPAR
- a CDS encoding DUF2726 domain-containing protein; amino-acid sequence: MDKTAWIVLGVSCVLAGLWLWRGVGRRQQPRLDDRTLIDRVGLTAQPVLSREELEWYNLIRLAVQDRYLVLSQVPLWVLVSMRGGNRSERATLMGRLALKRVGFVLLHPGTGEIYKAIDIGSLKGPAAVERRRDRLIAQVFAVAGIEHVRLAPQDVLSVPVVAASLGIESGE
- a CDS encoding right-handed parallel beta-helix repeat-containing protein; its protein translation is MTVSSEAPLLFDQPPPNPAGGRTLIVDAAGSKAFVRPSEALLQAGPDDLVFVRPGTYEDKIFIADRPVTLIGAGRDAVQIFNRRGGPLYLQRVPSGRISGITFRYVGSDQHSAVNVFDSSCTISHCRAADGILSGVVLYGPECRVAFIDNEVRGNRESGIFVFGGACPRVADNLCVGNHHFGLAVRDPGTHPEFIRNTCRENYLSGMLLFCEAQALLLDNVCRDNHHWGVVMTPDCVTTPARGDLSKSNDLASNPRGPLQVTETPLSEIGR
- a CDS encoding GGDEF domain-containing response regulator; translation: MLKILLVEDNPVDAQLAQDILSDWSADQFQISHVPDLTRALASLSRDRFDAVLLDLSLPDGQGLKTLTLVQETSPGIPIVVLSGYADQAAALQAVQQGAQDYLVKGQIQGDLLARSIRYSIERKRTEERLTYLAQYDQLTGLVNRALFQDRLVQAIARSRRTQQGFALMLLDLDGFKAVNDSLGHDAGDLVLKIVADRLKNCVREVDTVARMGGDEFTIILEGTATEQGAETVATRIIQSIKQPCALPTRQATVGVSLGITLFPQDDQSADGLLKQADSAMYLAKQQGGTRFAFFRSQAVGRRSSN
- the corA gene encoding magnesium/cobalt transporter CorA; translated protein: MSDQPAPAAPTETPKPKRQRRRSRKAGLPPGTLVHIGEPRVGPVTLQFMLFNAEGCLEPSLANLDELPGLLNDNQICWVNVSGIHDLSLIERLGALFQLHPLVQEDIVNTEQRPKGEDYGTYGFIVVKNLSYAVQDRHLLTEQISFVFGQGFVLTFQENGNDPFVAVRDRLRTGRGRLRTQRADYLVYALLDAIVDNYFGVLEGIGEVTERVEEQLLSDPKPEILKELYSLRRCALFVRRAVWPLREVIGTLQRGQSQMITEFTRTYLADLYDHTIQLIDAIETYRDIIAGMLELYLSSASNRMTSVMKVLTVITTIFMPLSFIAGVYGMNFDYMPELKSPLGYPITLAVMVLIAGGMLWFFHRKQWL
- the ybgF gene encoding tol-pal system protein YbgF, translating into MTTFSQRMLLIWILLSLPAAQSLVQAAPVQDPVSEQAFDQLNGQIVSRQTRSEAARRLYDRVMEEYRQRDYRAALAGFQFFLAIHGKSSLAPSARYWLGECQYRLGRYEDAMNTFSELASSYPVNPKITAATLKIGLTYGKLGQPEEARITFERVISEWPDTVEADVARKELAKYSPTGERNLDP
- a CDS encoding metal ABC transporter ATP-binding protein, whose protein sequence is MAPPIIRFVHATFGFPGTVALRDMSLEIYEGEFLGVIGPNGSGKTTLCRAILGLLPPLSGRLHIFDCSCEELRCHHRARIGYLPQKGVLDRNFPVTVLEAVMMGRYGALGLLKRPGKADRQIALDALEKVGMADYQDNALGLLSGGQQQRVMIARTLAQQPQVLLLDEPTTGIDLTTQHSVLDLIRQLHRDLGLTVLFVTHDINLISPHVDRLLLLKGRIVAAGPPEDVLKPEVLQQVYEKDLLISEHGMVTVRDYHHH